In Arthrobacter citreus, a single genomic region encodes these proteins:
- the pabA gene encoding aminodeoxychorismate/anthranilate synthase component II codes for MILMIDNYDSFTYNLVQYLGELGEELLVKRNDEITLDEIEELNPSYLMISPGPCTPNEAGISLKAIEHFAGKIPILGVCLGHQAIAQVFGGDVVRAERLMHGKTSAITHEGLGLFSDLPSPIDVTRYHSLIVKKETFPKELEVTAWTNEGEIMALKHKSLPIEGVQFHPESIMSQFGKEMLRNFLNAYKPSRSTI; via the coding sequence ATGATATTAATGATTGATAATTATGATTCATTTACCTATAATCTTGTTCAATATTTAGGTGAATTAGGAGAAGAGTTACTTGTAAAGCGAAATGACGAAATTACATTGGATGAAATTGAAGAGCTAAATCCTTCTTACTTAATGATTTCACCTGGTCCTTGTACACCGAATGAAGCTGGAATCAGTTTAAAAGCAATTGAACACTTTGCTGGAAAAATTCCAATTTTAGGTGTTTGTTTAGGTCATCAAGCAATTGCTCAAGTATTTGGTGGAGATGTAGTACGTGCTGAACGCTTAATGCACGGAAAAACATCGGCGATTACGCACGAAGGTCTAGGGTTATTTAGTGACTTACCATCACCGATTGATGTGACGAGATACCACTCTTTAATTGTTAAGAAAGAGACATTCCCTAAAGAACTTGAAGTAACTGCATGGACGAATGAAGGAGAAATCATGGCTTTAAAACATAAGTCATTACCAATAGAAGGCGTACAGTTTCATCCGGAATCAATTATGTCGCAGTTCGGTAAAGAAATGCTTAGAAACTTCCTAAATGCATACAAACCTTCTAGGAGTACAATATGA
- the pabC gene encoding aminodeoxychorismate lyase — MKIYYNGEFLNDNEVKISPYDHGFLYGLGVFETFRIYNGHPFLLFDHLNRLRNSLLNLNIEWKLSDEEIQSILNRLMELNKLKDAYIRLNVSAGAGEIGLYTGNYTNPNTIIFIKPMHESKIVEKEGVILNTPRNSPEGKERLKSHHYLNNIIGKKEIGNSPSIEGIFLNKDGYLSEGIVSNLFFIKQNKLYTPHVDTGILNGITRQFVIHWAQLKGVSVEEGYFTEQELNEADEIFISNSIQEIIPVTVIGERFYNVSESSIIRDLQKDYQSYRNSLFSMNEMERSELT; from the coding sequence ATGAAAATTTATTATAATGGAGAATTCTTAAATGACAATGAAGTCAAGATTTCTCCATATGATCATGGTTTTTTATATGGCTTAGGTGTATTTGAAACATTTCGAATCTATAATGGCCATCCATTCTTGTTGTTTGACCATTTAAACCGCTTAAGAAATTCGTTATTGAACTTAAATATTGAATGGAAATTATCGGATGAGGAAATCCAGTCGATTTTGAATAGGTTAATGGAGTTAAATAAATTAAAAGATGCTTATATCCGTTTGAATGTTTCAGCGGGGGCAGGAGAAATCGGTCTATATACGGGGAATTATACAAATCCAAATACGATTATTTTTATTAAACCGATGCATGAAAGTAAGATAGTGGAGAAGGAAGGGGTAATTTTAAATACCCCTCGAAACTCTCCCGAGGGCAAGGAACGTTTAAAGTCGCATCATTATTTAAATAATATTATTGGGAAAAAAGAAATCGGCAATTCACCTAGCATAGAAGGAATTTTCTTAAATAAAGATGGTTATCTTTCAGAAGGAATTGTCTCAAATTTGTTCTTTATTAAACAAAATAAACTATACACGCCACATGTTGATACGGGAATATTGAATGGTATAACGAGGCAATTTGTAATCCATTGGGCACAATTAAAAGGCGTTTCGGTTGAGGAAGGGTATTTTACAGAGCAAGAGTTGAATGAAGCGGATGAAATATTCATCTCAAACTCGATTCAAGAAATTATTCCTGTTACAGTAATTGGTGAGCGTTTTTATAATGTTAGTGAAAGTAGTATCATTAGAGATTTGCAGAAGGATTATCAATCTTATCGTAATTCTTTATTCAGTATGAATGAAATGGAAAGAAGTGAACTAACTTGA
- the folP gene encoding dihydropteroate synthase produces MGILNMTPDSFSDGGRYNEIELAIKHAKKLIADGAKIIDVGGESTRPGAAIVDEEEELKRVVPIIKALSTEINVPISIDTYKSEVAKQAVEAGATIINDVWGAKKDPKIVEVAAAYNVPICLMHNRTDENYYSLMSDVVCDLVESIQIAKRAGVKDEMIILDPGVGFAKSAEQNLEVLNQMEQIKALDYPVLLGTSRKRFIGEVLGTDVHERMEGTGATVCLGITKGCEIVRVHDVLAISRMTKMMDAMLKIGVNNG; encoded by the coding sequence ATGGGTATTTTAAATATGACACCAGACTCTTTTTCTGATGGTGGTCGATATAATGAAATTGAATTAGCGATAAAGCATGCAAAGAAATTAATTGCAGATGGAGCAAAAATTATTGATGTTGGTGGAGAATCAACAAGACCTGGAGCTGCTATAGTTGATGAGGAAGAAGAATTAAAAAGGGTAGTTCCTATTATTAAAGCTTTGTCGACGGAAATTAATGTTCCGATTTCAATAGATACATATAAATCTGAAGTAGCTAAACAAGCTGTTGAAGCAGGAGCTACAATCATTAATGATGTTTGGGGTGCGAAGAAAGACCCTAAAATCGTAGAAGTTGCGGCAGCATACAATGTTCCAATTTGCTTAATGCATAATCGAACTGACGAAAATTATTATAGTTTGATGAGCGATGTTGTCTGTGATCTAGTTGAAAGTATTCAAATTGCAAAGCGCGCAGGTGTAAAGGATGAAATGATTATATTGGATCCTGGTGTTGGTTTCGCGAAGTCTGCTGAGCAAAACTTAGAAGTGTTAAATCAGATGGAACAAATCAAAGCATTGGATTATCCGGTGTTACTTGGTACGTCACGAAAAAGATTTATTGGAGAAGTTCTTGGTACGGATGTGCATGAGCGGATGGAAGGAACGGGTGCAACAGTTTGTTTAGGCATTACGAAAGGATGCGAAATTGTACGAGTACATGATGTACTAGCAATTTCTCGTATGACTAAAATGATGGATGCAATGTTAAAGATTGGAGTAAATAATGGATAA
- the folB gene encoding dihydroneopterin aldolase yields MDKIYVTGMKFYGYHGVFKEEKTLGQRFNVDLIVELDTKKAGETDDLAYSVSYADLFKTCEEVVQGKSYDLVESVAEEIAKQILNTYELIQQCTVKVIKPDPPIPGHYDFVAVEITRGRI; encoded by the coding sequence ATGGATAAAATTTATGTAACCGGTATGAAATTTTATGGATACCATGGTGTCTTTAAAGAAGAGAAAACATTGGGCCAACGATTTAATGTTGATTTAATTGTCGAATTAGATACAAAAAAAGCAGGAGAAACAGATGATTTGGCGTATTCAGTAAGTTACGCAGATTTATTTAAAACATGTGAGGAAGTTGTTCAAGGTAAGTCTTATGATTTGGTTGAATCTGTAGCTGAAGAAATTGCTAAACAAATATTAAATACATACGAATTAATCCAACAATGTACTGTAAAAGTGATAAAACCAGACCCGCCAATACCAGGACATTATGATTTCGTAGCAGTTGAGATAACAAGAGGTCGCATATGA